A section of the Mesorhizobium loti genome encodes:
- a CDS encoding nucleotidyltransferase family protein has protein sequence MALPESSYERLRAADCADEIAYVQACLRLYFSGAAASAGDLSQPGLSVAAVADIARLNKVATFVLKALSRAPAGDRPAELFRWLDTYRRQTVSMNAACLMDSMAIHQALRDRQIDFVFLKGPFQQHLLYDDHFMKPSGDVDILVSPAGFSRARDALRSIGYEVSGKSRSVWWVRFLGEQHMIRGSGSKSSTVDLHYRLQQPGSPSPRDADGFLRRKRLVEITGTGVPFTSVADTLMLSCISVAKALFNREPCAGYVCDIRASANRLDEADQRRVLDAAVSQGLDDTLLLGLRAADVLLGGTDTLLSERAKPILSRIGNQDLLNMVIAPWLSSLRWPQRRTVLWELCGRAPVRYLAEAGWAASADISRRIFERPASP, from the coding sequence ATGGCCTTGCCGGAAAGTTCCTATGAACGACTGCGCGCAGCCGACTGCGCCGACGAGATTGCCTATGTGCAGGCCTGTCTGCGGTTGTATTTCTCGGGCGCGGCGGCCTCGGCTGGCGATCTGTCGCAGCCGGGCCTTTCCGTTGCCGCCGTCGCCGATATCGCCAGGCTGAACAAAGTCGCCACCTTCGTTCTGAAGGCGCTGTCGCGCGCGCCCGCGGGCGACAGGCCGGCTGAGCTTTTCCGATGGCTCGACACCTATCGCCGGCAGACGGTTTCGATGAACGCCGCCTGCCTCATGGATTCGATGGCGATCCACCAGGCGCTGCGCGACAGGCAAATCGATTTCGTCTTCCTGAAGGGCCCGTTTCAGCAGCATCTGCTCTACGACGACCATTTCATGAAGCCTTCGGGCGATGTCGATATCCTGGTTTCGCCTGCGGGGTTCTCGAGGGCGCGCGACGCGCTGCGTTCGATCGGCTACGAGGTATCAGGCAAGTCGCGCTCGGTCTGGTGGGTTCGCTTCCTTGGCGAACAGCACATGATTCGTGGAAGCGGGTCGAAATCCTCCACGGTCGACCTTCACTATCGGCTCCAGCAGCCCGGCTCGCCCAGTCCACGCGATGCCGACGGGTTCCTGCGACGCAAACGGCTGGTCGAGATCACCGGCACCGGAGTGCCGTTCACGTCGGTCGCCGACACGCTGATGCTGTCCTGCATCAGCGTCGCCAAGGCCCTGTTCAACCGCGAGCCCTGCGCCGGCTATGTCTGCGATATCAGGGCCAGCGCCAACCGTCTCGACGAGGCCGATCAGCGTCGTGTTCTCGATGCGGCGGTGAGCCAGGGGCTGGACGATACGCTGCTGCTCGGCCTGCGTGCCGCCGACGTGCTGTTGGGCGGCACCGATACGCTCTTGTCGGAGCGGGCCAAGCCGATCCTGTCGCGCATCGGCAACCAGGATCTGCTCAACATGGTCATCGCGCCATGGCTGTCGTCACTGCGATGGCCGCAGCGGCGAACCGTTTTGTGGGAATTGTGCGGCCGGGCTCCCGTCCGCTATCTGGCGGAAGCCGGCTGGGCGGCATCGGCGGACATCAGCCGCCGCATCTTCGAACGGCCGGCCAGTCCGTAA
- a CDS encoding lasso peptide — MEQNVEKHEYETPSLTVHGSIETITQGGGGSTATDASFPAHTPIGDLTFS, encoded by the coding sequence ATGGAACAGAATGTTGAAAAGCACGAGTACGAAACGCCAAGCCTGACGGTACATGGTTCCATTGAAACCATCACCCAGGGCGGTGGTGGCAGCACGGCAACCGACGCGTCGTTTCCCGCGCACACCCCAATCGGCGACCTGACGTTCTCCTGA
- a CDS encoding PqqD family protein, with protein MACEFGEGLALLNLKSNIYYSLNGVGAFIWELIQEPKSIADIRGAVLARYNVDAERCKADVDALLQGLTENGLARLQHEALV; from the coding sequence GTGGCTTGCGAATTTGGCGAAGGCCTCGCGCTTCTCAATCTCAAATCCAATATCTACTACAGCCTCAACGGCGTCGGCGCTTTTATCTGGGAGTTGATCCAGGAGCCGAAGTCGATCGCCGATATCCGCGGCGCCGTGCTTGCGCGCTACAATGTCGACGCCGAGCGCTGCAAGGCCGACGTCGACGCATTGCTGCAAGGCCTGACCGAAAACGGACTTGCGAGGCTGCAGCATGAGGCACTCGTCTAG
- a CDS encoding lasso peptide biosynthesis B2 protein, producing MARVLSLSGSEALFLCHCLLVVAAIRLGLTLFSYNRVRGMVTRLNARQCASMGELRLVAWGVAAAARFVPRATCLTQALSGQYILARQGNASSIRIGVERGTGEQLKAHAWLVSDNHVVLGGSVDGFAHLVDHGSR from the coding sequence TTGGCCAGGGTTCTGTCGCTGAGCGGCTCCGAGGCCCTTTTTCTCTGCCACTGCCTGCTGGTTGTCGCCGCCATCCGGCTGGGGCTGACCTTGTTCTCCTACAACCGTGTTCGTGGCATGGTGACCCGGCTCAACGCGCGCCAGTGCGCCAGTATGGGCGAATTGCGGCTCGTCGCCTGGGGCGTCGCCGCAGCTGCACGGTTCGTGCCGCGTGCCACTTGCCTTACCCAGGCACTCTCGGGTCAATACATTCTCGCACGCCAGGGCAATGCCTCCAGCATCCGCATCGGCGTCGAACGCGGCACGGGCGAGCAATTGAAGGCGCATGCCTGGCTGGTCAGCGACAACCATGTCGTGCTTGGCGGCTCCGTCGATGGCTTCGCCCATCTGGTGGACCACGGCAGCCGATGA